From a region of the Neisseria subflava genome:
- a CDS encoding LrgB family protein, producing the protein MDYTALACFIWTCFAYVVAKKIHRKKPLMIFSPVVTVSVSTILLLLAFGVNYDTYHKYTQGIVFLLTPVTVAFAVPIYENREVIRRQLPILSIAIMVGMFVGVVSAFLMSHMFHFNNEVTNSLMARSISTPFAVVLASEIHGSASLVSLFTIITGFVGMIFGDLFLAFTRIRFHTANGVAFGNAAHGFGTSRAGQRHETEGVMASLTMILAGLFMVLFGPTMVHLVIWMMG; encoded by the coding sequence ATGGACTACACCGCCCTCGCCTGCTTCATCTGGACTTGCTTTGCCTATGTCGTTGCCAAAAAAATCCACCGCAAAAAACCCTTAATGATTTTCTCCCCCGTCGTTACCGTCTCCGTCAGCACCATCCTGCTGCTGCTGGCATTCGGCGTCAATTACGACACCTACCACAAATATACCCAAGGCATCGTCTTCCTGCTCACTCCGGTTACCGTTGCCTTTGCCGTCCCCATTTATGAAAACCGCGAAGTCATCCGCCGCCAACTGCCCATCCTCTCCATCGCCATTATGGTGGGCATGTTTGTCGGCGTAGTCAGCGCATTCCTCATGAGCCATATGTTCCATTTCAACAACGAAGTGACCAACAGCCTGATGGCGCGTTCCATCTCCACGCCGTTTGCCGTTGTCCTTGCCAGCGAAATCCACGGCTCCGCCTCGCTCGTTTCCCTGTTCACCATCATCACCGGCTTTGTCGGCATGATATTCGGCGACCTGTTTTTGGCCTTTACCCGCATCCGTTTCCACACCGCCAACGGCGTCGCCTTCGGCAATGCCGCCCACGGCTTCGGCACTTCCCGCGCCGGACAACGTCACGAAACCGAAGGCGTGATGGCCAGCCTGACCATGATTTTGGCCGGACTGTTTATGGTATTGTTTGGCCCGACCATGGTGCATTTGGTAATCTGGATGATGGGTTAG
- a CDS encoding CidA/LrgA family protein — protein MIIRLIIHIMQKPGFYNQACHSTHTHIMDSLTRFFQTALQLAIIGAVWGVSDLIVRFTHLPISSGVLGLFLMLALLGLGIIRPGMVDRGAKWALGELVFFFIPIMVSVLQYQDLLMSEGWQLILTIAVGTALVMISTALTLDFCYRWKRRLYKKLHS, from the coding sequence ATGATTATTCGTTTAATAATTCATATTATGCAGAAACCAGGTTTCTATAATCAAGCCTGTCATTCAACACACACCCATATCATGGATTCCCTCACCAGATTTTTTCAGACGGCCTTGCAGCTTGCCATCATCGGCGCAGTATGGGGCGTTTCCGACCTTATCGTCCGCTTCACGCATCTGCCTATTTCTTCAGGCGTATTGGGCTTGTTCCTCATGCTCGCCCTTTTGGGGCTCGGCATCATCCGCCCGGGCATGGTTGACCGCGGCGCAAAATGGGCATTGGGCGAACTCGTCTTTTTCTTCATCCCCATCATGGTTTCCGTCTTGCAATATCAAGACCTGCTGATGTCCGAAGGCTGGCAGCTGATTTTGACCATCGCCGTCGGCACCGCGCTCGTGATGATCAGCACCGCCCTGACCCTCGATTTCTGCTACCGCTGGAAACGCCGCCTCTACAAAAAACTCCACTCCTAA
- a CDS encoding LysR family transcriptional regulator gives MDFKSLYCFTELIRLQSFSATASALNLTQPTVSKIIQALEEELGVPLLCKENGRKKRQVQPTAIGEEVYRHALNLLHERDLLLARIDDYRHVRSGTLRLGLALFGSDLLSHALFDFHQKWPDIELSFLEQGSLAIEQSLRNNELDAGQLLAPVHEDFDSITLCDYPLVVLMPKSRARHDALTLKSLQHEPFILFGAGFSLNETIQTACRNQGFTPNVVCRTGQWNLVADMVAHNMGIALLPEYYARKINPDVFAAIPLVEPEIRWQLTMAWKKHQRPTPALRAWLDVVREAFGRRNK, from the coding sequence ATGGACTTCAAAAGCCTGTATTGTTTTACCGAACTCATCCGCCTGCAAAGTTTTTCGGCCACGGCTTCCGCGTTGAATTTGACGCAGCCGACGGTCAGCAAAATCATTCAGGCTTTGGAAGAAGAATTAGGCGTGCCGCTTTTGTGCAAAGAAAACGGACGCAAAAAGCGGCAGGTGCAGCCGACCGCAATCGGCGAAGAAGTCTATCGCCACGCGTTAAACCTTCTACATGAACGCGATTTGTTGCTGGCCCGCATTGACGATTACCGCCATGTCAGAAGCGGGACACTGCGTTTGGGCTTGGCTTTGTTTGGCAGCGATTTGCTCAGTCATGCGCTGTTTGATTTCCACCAAAAATGGCCGGACATCGAATTGTCGTTTTTGGAACAAGGCTCGCTCGCCATCGAGCAATCATTGCGCAACAACGAACTTGATGCCGGGCAGCTGCTCGCGCCGGTTCACGAAGACTTCGACAGCATCACGTTGTGCGACTATCCGCTGGTGGTCTTGATGCCGAAAAGTCGGGCGAGACACGATGCGCTGACGCTCAAAAGCCTGCAACACGAGCCCTTCATTCTGTTCGGCGCCGGCTTTTCCCTCAACGAAACCATTCAGACGGCCTGCCGCAATCAAGGTTTTACGCCCAACGTTGTCTGCCGTACCGGACAATGGAATTTGGTTGCCGACATGGTGGCGCACAATATGGGCATTGCCCTGCTGCCCGAATACTATGCCCGAAAAATCAATCCCGATGTCTTTGCCGCCATTCCTTTGGTCGAACCCGAAATCCGCTGGCAGCTCACCATGGCATGGAAAAAACACCAACGCCCGACGCCGGCCTTAAGGGCTTGGTTGGACGTAGTCAGGGAAGCGTTCGGCAGGCGAAACAAATAA
- a CDS encoding SemiSWEET family transporter, whose amino-acid sequence MISKAKFNTVVGSIGAAIGIFVFVAYIPQIIANMQGAKAQPWQPLFAAVSCLIWVLYGWSKEPRKDWILIIPNAVGVILGFLTFLTSL is encoded by the coding sequence ATGATAAGCAAAGCAAAATTCAATACCGTTGTCGGCAGCATAGGAGCGGCAATAGGTATTTTCGTATTTGTCGCCTATATCCCCCAAATTATCGCCAATATGCAAGGGGCAAAGGCGCAGCCGTGGCAACCCCTGTTTGCAGCAGTATCCTGTCTGATTTGGGTTTTGTACGGTTGGAGCAAAGAACCCCGGAAAGACTGGATTCTGATTATACCCAACGCAGTCGGCGTGATATTGGGATTTCTGACTTTTCTGACTTCGCTTTAA
- the thiS gene encoding sulfur carrier protein ThiS, producing the protein MKIILNNEAITLNGTTVADLIAQTAPQKPFAVAVNTHFVAKGAYAETLLNENDKVDIVRPVVGG; encoded by the coding sequence ATGAAGATTATATTGAACAATGAAGCCATCACATTAAACGGCACAACTGTTGCCGACCTTATCGCCCAAACCGCGCCGCAAAAACCGTTTGCCGTTGCCGTCAATACCCATTTTGTCGCCAAAGGCGCGTATGCGGAAACGCTGTTGAATGAAAACGACAAAGTGGACATTGTGCGCCCCGTAGTCGGCGGATAA
- a CDS encoding YciI family protein, which yields MFIVSLEYIKDLAAVETYLSEHIAYLERYYQAGVFVMSGRKQPRTGGIILMKASGREQVEKLIAEDPFHREGVAKYTITEFIPTKVAEGLENYLETI from the coding sequence ATGTTTATCGTATCGTTGGAATATATTAAAGACTTGGCTGCGGTTGAAACCTACCTGTCCGAGCATATTGCGTATCTTGAACGGTATTATCAAGCAGGTGTATTTGTGATGTCTGGACGCAAACAGCCGCGGACAGGCGGCATTATCCTGATGAAAGCATCAGGCAGGGAACAGGTGGAAAAGTTAATTGCAGAAGACCCATTTCACCGAGAAGGCGTAGCGAAATACACGATTACCGAGTTTATTCCGACTAAGGTCGCCGAAGGACTTGAAAACTATTTGGAAACTATCTGA
- a CDS encoding thiazole synthase, with protein MFTLYGETFPSRLLLGTAAYPTPEILKQSVQIAQPAMITVSLRRAGSGGEAHGQGFWSLLEEMGVPVLPNTAGCQSVQEAVTTAQMAREVFETDWIKLELIGDDDTLQPDVFQLVEAAKILIKDGFKVLPYCTEDLIACRRLLDAGCQALMPWAAPIGTGLGAVHAYALKVLRERLPDTPLIIDAGLGLPSQAAQVMEWGFDGVLLNTAVSRSGDPVNMARAFALAVESGRLAYEAEPVEAREKARASTPTVGQPFWHSAEY; from the coding sequence ATGTTTACCCTATATGGAGAAACTTTCCCTTCACGGCTGCTGCTCGGTACGGCTGCATATCCGACGCCGGAAATCCTCAAGCAGTCTGTTCAAATCGCGCAACCGGCTATGATTACCGTTTCGTTACGCCGCGCCGGCAGCGGCGGCGAAGCGCACGGGCAGGGCTTTTGGTCGTTGTTGGAAGAAATGGGCGTGCCTGTGTTGCCCAATACCGCAGGCTGCCAAAGTGTGCAGGAAGCCGTAACCACTGCGCAAATGGCGCGCGAAGTGTTTGAGACCGATTGGATCAAGCTCGAACTTATCGGCGATGATGACACGTTGCAGCCGGATGTGTTCCAGCTCGTCGAAGCGGCGAAAATCCTGATTAAAGATGGTTTTAAGGTGCTGCCTTATTGCACTGAAGACCTGATTGCCTGTCGCCGACTGCTCGATGCAGGCTGTCAGGCGTTGATGCCGTGGGCGGCGCCGATTGGCACGGGTTTGGGCGCGGTTCACGCCTATGCGCTGAAAGTCCTGCGCGAACGCCTGCCCGACACGCCGTTGATTATTGACGCGGGTTTGGGTTTGCCTTCGCAGGCGGCACAAGTGATGGAATGGGGTTTTGACGGCGTGTTGCTGAATACCGCCGTTTCCCGTAGCGGCGATCCGGTCAATATGGCACGCGCTTTTGCGCTTGCGGTCGAGTCGGGCCGTCTGGCTTATGAGGCGGAACCTGTGGAGGCGCGTGAGAAAGCGCGCGCCAGTACGCCGACGGTGGGTCAGCCTTTTTGGCATTCGGCGGAATATTGA
- a CDS encoding uracil-DNA glycosylase family protein, whose amino-acid sequence MLSSRYLHLHEALGLGPMWLNQNAKIIHAAPQAATAPVRPKTIAADTAQAVRTLSAGAHQARTAAIATAQTAKPAVRVPKAAPKAIAETPAKTEKVAHSDNLPRLDVTIRPSEIMVVSICPSTEDSLHGTLFSGDVGTLLDNILAAIGLKPEQAHKTAWVKTAPVFTALPDAEHIRAELTEMQNELTTSQARAVLFLGKIFDSPDMIGLMNELCAERPHFVIPHPARLLMQPQLKAQAWQILKPLKQLLAKAV is encoded by the coding sequence ATGTTAAGCAGCCGCTACCTGCACCTGCACGAAGCCTTGGGCTTGGGCCCAATGTGGCTGAACCAAAACGCCAAAATCATCCATGCCGCGCCTCAAGCTGCAACCGCACCCGTCCGCCCCAAAACCATTGCTGCCGATACCGCGCAAGCCGTGCGTACTTTATCCGCAGGCGCCCATCAGGCACGCACTGCCGCCATTGCCACTGCGCAAACGGCCAAACCTGCTGTCCGCGTTCCCAAAGCTGCACCCAAAGCCATTGCCGAAACACCGGCAAAAACAGAAAAAGTCGCACATTCAGACAATCTGCCCCGTCTTGACGTAACCATCAGGCCGTCTGAAATCATGGTGGTCAGCATTTGCCCGTCCACCGAAGACAGCCTGCACGGTACGCTGTTTAGCGGCGACGTCGGCACGCTTCTCGACAACATCCTCGCCGCCATCGGCCTCAAGCCCGAGCAGGCGCATAAAACCGCATGGGTCAAAACCGCACCCGTGTTTACCGCCCTGCCCGATGCCGAACACATCCGCGCCGAGCTTACCGAAATGCAAAACGAGCTGACCACTTCGCAAGCGCGCGCAGTATTGTTCCTCGGCAAAATCTTCGACAGCCCCGACATGATCGGGCTGATGAACGAATTGTGCGCAGAGCGGCCGCATTTCGTCATTCCCCATCCCGCCCGCCTGCTGATGCAGCCGCAACTCAAAGCTCAGGCATGGCAAATCTTAAAGCCATTGAAACAGCTTTTGGCCAAGGCCGTCTGA
- the rimI gene encoding ribosomal protein S18-alanine N-acetyltransferase → MNLRPAVLADCPTLAAIDAQGNLSPWTAQQFESAVQHHPDSVWLSQADHQITGFIVWQTVFDESELHLIAVAPEYRRQGIASVLLQHWQNAAQQQGATRLLLEVRASNETAQQLYRKHGFQTCGRRKNYYALPDGGSEDAVLMEKSC, encoded by the coding sequence GTGAACCTGCGCCCTGCCGTACTTGCTGACTGCCCCACCCTTGCCGCCATCGACGCACAAGGCAATCTTTCGCCGTGGACGGCGCAGCAGTTTGAATCGGCGGTTCAACACCATCCCGACAGCGTTTGGCTCAGCCAGGCTGACCACCAAATTACCGGCTTTATCGTGTGGCAAACCGTGTTTGACGAATCCGAGCTGCACCTGATTGCCGTCGCGCCCGAATACCGCCGCCAAGGCATTGCGTCCGTTCTGCTGCAACACTGGCAAAACGCAGCGCAACAGCAAGGCGCAACCCGATTGCTGCTCGAAGTTCGTGCAAGCAATGAAACCGCGCAACAGCTCTACCGCAAACACGGCTTCCAAACCTGCGGCCGCCGCAAAAACTACTACGCCCTGCCCGATGGTGGCAGCGAAGATGCCGTATTGATGGAGAAATCATGTTAA
- a CDS encoding glutathione S-transferase family protein has product MITLHSLDQSRALRIVWLLEILGTPYRLQTYRRHPDTLLAPDELKAIHPLGKSPLLDDDGFILAESGAITDYLIQTYGNGRLMPERGSREYWQYQRWLHYAEGSLMPLLLLGLVFRRIESAPMPFFIKPIARKISGSVKSSFIHPQAALHLAHIDSELENREWLVGNSLSGADIMMSYPLQAAADRFDFADYPNIRAYLQRIEAHGAYRRAVEKAGSPLLKLDK; this is encoded by the coding sequence ATGATTACCCTGCATTCGCTCGACCAATCCCGCGCCCTGCGCATTGTTTGGCTGCTTGAAATCCTCGGTACGCCCTACCGCCTGCAAACCTACCGCCGCCATCCCGACACTTTGCTCGCCCCTGACGAACTCAAAGCCATTCATCCCTTGGGCAAATCGCCTTTATTGGATGATGACGGCTTTATCTTGGCGGAAAGCGGCGCGATTACCGACTATCTGATTCAAACCTACGGCAACGGCCGTCTGATGCCCGAACGCGGCAGCCGCGAATACTGGCAATATCAACGCTGGCTGCATTACGCCGAAGGTTCGCTGATGCCGTTATTGCTGCTCGGACTGGTGTTCCGCCGGATTGAAAGCGCGCCCATGCCGTTTTTCATCAAACCGATTGCCCGCAAAATCAGCGGCAGCGTCAAAAGCAGCTTTATCCATCCGCAAGCCGCGCTGCATCTTGCCCACATCGACAGCGAGCTGGAAAACCGCGAATGGTTGGTCGGCAACAGCCTCAGCGGTGCCGACATCATGATGAGCTATCCGCTGCAAGCCGCGGCCGACCGCTTCGATTTCGCCGATTACCCCAATATCCGCGCTTATTTGCAACGCATCGAAGCGCATGGAGCCTACCGTCGCGCCGTTGAAAAAGCAGGTTCGCCTTTATTGAAACTCGACAAATAA
- a CDS encoding beta-ketoacyl-ACP synthase III: MTSNNTLKDVYLNRVSAFLPNAPVGNDEMEAVLGMAGDVPSRVRRMILRSNGILSRHYAIDPESRRTTHTNAELAAEAVNGLFAQGVAAEAIGSLACATSYPDQTIPGHGVMVHGLLDMPPCEVFSMAGVCAAGMAAMKHAYNAVRTGEHSHAVSVASENASAVMRGEVFQSETDHKKLENASPEIGFEKDFLRWMLSDGAGAVYLSDRPNSDGLSLKIHWVDLLSYANEMPPCMYAGAEFRDGVFEGWKHADADYGRRHSLMAVKQDVKLLNENIVRYTVEKPLSQIASKHGIRAEEIDWFLPHYSSGFFRDRLSDGLKNIGFDIPQEKWFTNLNSKGNTGSASIYIILEEFMRTFPIEHGQKILCYVPESGRFSTCFMLLEAVKAV, from the coding sequence ATGACATCGAATAACACACTCAAAGACGTTTATCTCAACCGCGTTTCTGCCTTCTTGCCCAATGCCCCTGTCGGCAATGACGAAATGGAAGCCGTCCTCGGCATGGCAGGCGATGTGCCGTCACGCGTGCGCCGTATGATTTTGCGTTCCAACGGCATTTTGTCGCGCCATTACGCCATCGATCCCGAAAGCCGCCGCACGACGCACACCAATGCCGAATTGGCTGCCGAAGCGGTCAACGGCCTGTTTGCCCAAGGCGTTGCAGCAGAAGCCATCGGCAGCCTGGCCTGCGCCACTTCCTATCCCGACCAAACCATACCCGGACACGGTGTGATGGTGCATGGTTTGCTGGATATGCCGCCTTGCGAAGTGTTCAGCATGGCAGGCGTATGCGCGGCAGGTATGGCGGCGATGAAACACGCCTACAACGCCGTGCGTACCGGCGAACACTCACATGCGGTTTCCGTTGCTTCCGAAAACGCCTCGGCGGTCATGCGCGGCGAAGTGTTTCAAAGCGAAACCGACCATAAAAAACTGGAAAACGCGTCCCCCGAAATCGGGTTTGAAAAAGACTTTTTGCGCTGGATGCTGTCTGACGGCGCAGGCGCGGTGTATCTGTCCGACCGCCCCAATTCAGACGGCCTCAGCCTGAAAATCCATTGGGTAGACCTGCTTTCCTACGCCAACGAAATGCCGCCCTGCATGTATGCCGGCGCAGAATTCCGCGACGGCGTATTTGAAGGCTGGAAACACGCCGATGCCGATTACGGCCGCCGCCACAGCCTGATGGCGGTCAAGCAGGATGTCAAACTGCTGAACGAAAACATCGTCCGCTATACGGTGGAAAAACCCCTCTCCCAAATCGCCTCCAAACACGGCATCCGTGCCGAAGAAATCGATTGGTTCCTGCCACACTACTCTTCCGGCTTTTTCCGCGACCGCCTTTCAGACGGCCTGAAAAACATCGGCTTCGACATTCCGCAGGAAAAATGGTTTACCAATCTGAACAGCAAGGGCAACACGGGTTCGGCCTCGATTTACATCATCCTTGAAGAATTTATGCGCACTTTCCCCATCGAACACGGCCAAAAAATCCTGTGTTACGTTCCGGAAAGCGGACGCTTTTCAACATGTTTCATGCTTTTGGAAGCAGTAAAGGCCGTCTGA
- a CDS encoding GNAT family N-acetyltransferase, producing the protein MPKVIHYPERRRFQIDIDGLEAGYISYTEHNGGWDVNHTVVSPNFRHRGIAKLLVSALMEYAETHHIPLTASCDYAARFIG; encoded by the coding sequence ATGCCCAAAGTTATCCACTACCCCGAACGCCGTCGCTTTCAAATCGACATTGACGGTTTGGAAGCAGGCTATATCAGCTATACCGAACACAACGGCGGCTGGGACGTAAACCATACCGTGGTCTCGCCCAACTTCCGTCATCGCGGCATTGCCAAACTGCTGGTGAGCGCGCTGATGGAATACGCCGAAACACACCACATCCCGTTGACTGCAAGCTGCGACTACGCGGCGCGGTTTATCGGTTGA
- a CDS encoding dialkylrecorsinol condensing enzyme — MKKVLIVHYSQTGQLSSLARNFAAPLQTAGIQVDCINIVPEQAFPFPWPFWRFFDTFPETVHLKPAPILPPRIPSEDYDVVVIAYTVWFLSPSQPITAFLQREETCRLLDGKPVITLIGCRNMWLGAQEKMKSLLKQNGAKLIGNIVKIDDCNSAASFITTPAWMLTGDKRYFRSLPSAGIAEEELADAARFGTKLCDTLLNQQPLDETLFQNMGAVTVNEKLIFSEHAAGRSFFVWGKLLIAAGRISPLLRRALLCFYIVFLLAMILVVLPISVILKKLLHPLLKGRLKKLADYYEQPSGR, encoded by the coding sequence ATGAAAAAAGTGCTGATTGTGCATTACTCGCAAACGGGACAGCTCTCCAGCCTGGCTCGAAATTTTGCCGCGCCGTTGCAAACAGCCGGAATACAGGTCGATTGCATCAATATCGTACCGGAGCAGGCATTTCCGTTTCCATGGCCGTTTTGGCGTTTTTTCGATACCTTTCCGGAAACCGTCCATTTAAAACCTGCCCCGATTCTGCCGCCGCGAATCCCATCCGAAGATTACGATGTGGTGGTCATTGCCTACACCGTTTGGTTCCTCTCTCCTTCGCAACCGATTACCGCCTTTTTGCAACGCGAAGAAACGTGCCGCCTGCTGGACGGCAAACCGGTCATCACGCTTATTGGCTGCCGCAATATGTGGCTGGGCGCGCAGGAAAAAATGAAATCTTTGCTGAAACAAAACGGCGCAAAACTCATCGGCAACATCGTAAAAATCGATGACTGCAACAGCGCGGCAAGTTTCATTACCACGCCAGCATGGATGCTGACCGGCGACAAGCGCTATTTCCGCTCCCTACCCTCCGCCGGCATTGCTGAAGAAGAATTGGCGGATGCGGCGCGGTTTGGTACGAAATTGTGCGATACACTATTGAACCAACAGCCTTTGGACGAAACCCTGTTTCAAAACATGGGCGCGGTGACAGTCAATGAAAAACTGATTTTCAGCGAACATGCCGCCGGCCGTAGCTTCTTCGTCTGGGGCAAGCTTTTGATTGCGGCAGGCCGTATTTCTCCGCTCTTGCGCCGTGCGCTGCTGTGCTTCTACATCGTCTTTTTATTGGCGATGATTTTGGTGGTTTTACCCATCAGTGTAATTTTGAAAAAACTGCTGCATCCGCTGCTCAAAGGCCGTCTGAAAAAGCTGGCGGACTATTATGAACAACCGTCAGGCAGATAA
- the coaD gene encoding pantetheine-phosphate adenylyltransferase, with protein sequence MTTTTPRRAVYAGSFDPPTLGHLWMIQEAQSLFDELIVAIGTNPEKRNTYTIEERRAMLDAITHPFPNVRISVFENRFLVDYAREANANFIVRGIRSSSDYEYERSMRYINSDIAPEISTVFLMPPREIAEVSSTMVKGLVGPQGWRDMIGRYLPDPVYQKILQDHETNT encoded by the coding sequence ATGACCACGACCACTCCGCGCCGTGCCGTGTACGCAGGCAGCTTCGACCCTCCCACCCTCGGCCACCTGTGGATGATACAGGAAGCCCAATCCCTCTTTGACGAACTCATCGTCGCCATCGGCACCAACCCCGAAAAGCGCAACACCTACACCATAGAAGAACGCCGCGCCATGCTCGATGCCATTACCCACCCCTTCCCCAACGTCCGCATCAGCGTGTTTGAAAACCGCTTTTTGGTCGATTACGCCCGTGAAGCCAACGCCAATTTCATCGTCCGCGGCATCCGTTCCTCCTCCGACTACGAATACGAACGCTCGATGCGCTACATCAACAGCGACATCGCCCCCGAAATCTCCACCGTCTTCCTGATGCCGCCGCGCGAAATAGCCGAAGTGTCCTCCACCATGGTCAAAGGCTTGGTCGGTCCACAAGGCTGGCGTGATATGATAGGCCGCTACCTCCCCGACCCCGTCTATCAAAAAATCCTGCAAGACCACGAAACAAACACATAA
- a CDS encoding Bax inhibitor-1 family protein yields MQNDVYDYTSQGSVAKNTVLQKTYRLLGLSFIPAIAGAFFSAKTGFNIFAMFGSYYVALAAFFGFFYGMTFLIEKNRYSNVGVALLMIFTFGMGLAISPMLQYTLSINNGAQIVGTAAAMTAGVFFTMSAMARRTTMNMNKLGSFLGAGAIVLMIAVVANIFLNIPALSLTIAAGFVVFSSLMIMWQVRAVIDGGEDSHISAALTIFISIYNIFSSLLRILISISGDD; encoded by the coding sequence ATGCAAAACGACGTTTACGACTATACCTCGCAAGGCTCGGTTGCCAAAAATACCGTCCTGCAAAAAACCTACCGCCTGCTCGGCCTGTCTTTCATTCCTGCCATTGCCGGCGCGTTCTTTTCCGCCAAAACAGGCTTTAACATTTTCGCCATGTTCGGTTCATACTATGTTGCCCTGGCCGCCTTCTTCGGCTTTTTCTACGGCATGACCTTCCTGATTGAGAAAAACCGTTACAGCAACGTCGGCGTAGCCCTGTTGATGATCTTCACTTTCGGCATGGGCCTTGCCATCAGCCCTATGTTGCAATACACCCTGTCTATTAATAACGGCGCGCAAATCGTCGGTACGGCCGCCGCCATGACCGCCGGTGTATTCTTCACCATGTCCGCTATGGCACGCCGCACCACAATGAACATGAACAAACTCGGCAGCTTCCTCGGTGCAGGTGCGATCGTGCTCATGATTGCCGTTGTGGCCAACATCTTCCTCAACATCCCTGCCCTGAGCCTGACCATCGCGGCCGGCTTCGTTGTCTTCAGTTCCCTGATGATTATGTGGCAGGTGCGTGCCGTTATCGACGGCGGTGAAGACAGCCACATCAGCGCGGCGCTGACCATCTTCATCTCCATCTACAACATTTTCAGCAGCCTCTTGAGAATCCTCATCTCTATTAGCGGTGACGACTGA
- a CDS encoding oxidative damage protection protein, producing the protein MTRMVHCVKLGKEAEGMKFPPLPNELGKRIFENVSQEAWMAWTRHQTMLINENRLSLADPRAREYLAQQMEQYFFGDGADAVQGYVPQEPK; encoded by the coding sequence ATGACCCGTATGGTTCACTGCGTCAAACTCGGCAAAGAAGCCGAAGGCATGAAATTTCCGCCGCTGCCCAACGAATTGGGCAAACGCATTTTTGAAAACGTTTCCCAAGAAGCATGGATGGCTTGGACCCGTCACCAAACCATGCTCATCAACGAAAACCGCCTAAGCCTTGCCGATCCGCGCGCACGCGAATACCTCGCCCAGCAGATGGAACAATACTTCTTCGGCGACGGCGCAGACGCCGTACAAGGCTATGTTCCGCAAGAGCCTAAATAA